Proteins encoded in a region of the Nicotiana tomentosiformis chromosome 9, ASM39032v3, whole genome shotgun sequence genome:
- the LOC104108745 gene encoding nuclear ribonuclease Z-like isoform X1 has protein sequence MESKTKKDSESINSNSRSNSSHKRERGLQIEGYSLEGISIAGHETCIIVPTLNLAFDIGKCPQRAISQQFLFISHGHMDHIGGLPMYVATRGLYRMKPPTIIVPKVIKESVEKLFEAHRAMDHSELNHTLIGLDVGEEFYIRKDLKVRAFKTYHVIPSQGYMVYSVKQKLKQEYVSLPGDEIKKLKLSGVEITYTTTAPEIAFTGDTMSDFIKDSENVDVLRAKILIMESTYVEDKTTADNAREYGHTHLSEIINFADRFQNKAILLIHFSARYQLDVIQEAMSAIPPPLAGRVFALTEGF, from the exons ATGGAGAGTAAAACAAAGAAAGATTCAGAATCGATCAATTCAAATTCGAGGAGTAACAGTAGCCACAAGAGAGAAAGGGGTTTGCAGATTGAAGGATACTCACTAGAAGGTATATCAATAGCAGGTCATGAGACGTGCATAATAGTTCCCACGCTTAACTTAGCCTTTGATATTGGCAAGTGCCCTCAGCGTGCCATCTCCCAGCAATTCCTTTTCATCTCTCATGGCCACATGGACCACATTGGAGGACTACCTATGTATGTTGCGACTCGTGGCCTTTACAGAATGAAACCTCCTACTATTATTGTACCAAAAGTTATCAAAGAAAGTGTTGAGAAGCTTTTTGAAGCTCACCGAGCTATGGATCACTCTGAACTGAACCATACTTTGATTGGTTTGGATGTGG GAGAAGAATTCTACATTAGAAAGGATCTTAAAGTTAGAGCATTCAAGACTTACCATGTCATTCCTAGCCAG GGTTATATGGTATATTCAGTGAAGCAGAAGCTTAAGCAAGAATATGTGAGCCTTCCAGGAGATGAAATTAAGAAGTTAAAGTTATCAGGTGTGGAG ATCACATACACTACAACAGCACCTGAAATTGCATTTACAGGAGATACAATGTCAGACTTCATTAAGGATTCTGAAAATGTTGATGTTTTGAGGGCAAAAATCCTCATAATGGAG AGCACTTATGTAGAGGACAAAACAACAGCTGATAACGCAAGAGAATATGGACATACTCATCTGTCTGAG ATCATCAATTTCGCAGACAGGTTTCAGAACAAAGCAATCCTTTTAATCCACTTTTCAGCCCGCTATCAGTTGGAT GTTATTCAGGAGGCTATGTCTGCAATACCTCCGCCTTTAGCAGGCAGAGTTTTTGCCCTTACAGAAGGTTTTTGA
- the LOC104108745 gene encoding nuclear ribonuclease Z-like isoform X2 codes for MESKTKKDSESINSNSRSNSSHKRERGLQIEGYSLEGISIAGHETCIIVPTLNLAFDIGKCPQRAISQQFLFISHGHMDHIGGLPMYVATRGLYRMKPPTIIVPKVIKESVEKLFEAHRAMDHSELNHTLIGLDVGEEFYIRKDLKVRAFKTYHVIPSQGYMVYSVKQKLKQEYVSLPGDEIKKLKLSAPEIAFTGDTMSDFIKDSENVDVLRAKILIMESTYVEDKTTADNAREYGHTHLSEIINFADRFQNKAILLIHFSARYQLDVIQEAMSAIPPPLAGRVFALTEGF; via the exons ATGGAGAGTAAAACAAAGAAAGATTCAGAATCGATCAATTCAAATTCGAGGAGTAACAGTAGCCACAAGAGAGAAAGGGGTTTGCAGATTGAAGGATACTCACTAGAAGGTATATCAATAGCAGGTCATGAGACGTGCATAATAGTTCCCACGCTTAACTTAGCCTTTGATATTGGCAAGTGCCCTCAGCGTGCCATCTCCCAGCAATTCCTTTTCATCTCTCATGGCCACATGGACCACATTGGAGGACTACCTATGTATGTTGCGACTCGTGGCCTTTACAGAATGAAACCTCCTACTATTATTGTACCAAAAGTTATCAAAGAAAGTGTTGAGAAGCTTTTTGAAGCTCACCGAGCTATGGATCACTCTGAACTGAACCATACTTTGATTGGTTTGGATGTGG GAGAAGAATTCTACATTAGAAAGGATCTTAAAGTTAGAGCATTCAAGACTTACCATGTCATTCCTAGCCAG GGTTATATGGTATATTCAGTGAAGCAGAAGCTTAAGCAAGAATATGTGAGCCTTCCAGGAGATGAAATTAAGAAGTTAAAGTTATCAG CACCTGAAATTGCATTTACAGGAGATACAATGTCAGACTTCATTAAGGATTCTGAAAATGTTGATGTTTTGAGGGCAAAAATCCTCATAATGGAG AGCACTTATGTAGAGGACAAAACAACAGCTGATAACGCAAGAGAATATGGACATACTCATCTGTCTGAG ATCATCAATTTCGCAGACAGGTTTCAGAACAAAGCAATCCTTTTAATCCACTTTTCAGCCCGCTATCAGTTGGAT GTTATTCAGGAGGCTATGTCTGCAATACCTCCGCCTTTAGCAGGCAGAGTTTTTGCCCTTACAGAAGGTTTTTGA
- the LOC104108745 gene encoding nuclear ribonuclease Z-like isoform X3, translating to MESKTKKDSESINSNSRSNSSHKRERGLQIEGYSLEGISIAGHETCIIVPTLNLAFDIGKCPQRAISQQFLFISHGHMDHIGGLPMYVATRGLYRMKPPTIIVPKVIKESVEKLFEAHRAMDHSELNHTLIGLDVGEEFYIRKDLKVRAFKTYHVIPSQGYMVYSVKQKLKQEYVSLPGDEIKKLKLSGDTMSDFIKDSENVDVLRAKILIMESTYVEDKTTADNAREYGHTHLSEIINFADRFQNKAILLIHFSARYQLDVIQEAMSAIPPPLAGRVFALTEGF from the exons ATGGAGAGTAAAACAAAGAAAGATTCAGAATCGATCAATTCAAATTCGAGGAGTAACAGTAGCCACAAGAGAGAAAGGGGTTTGCAGATTGAAGGATACTCACTAGAAGGTATATCAATAGCAGGTCATGAGACGTGCATAATAGTTCCCACGCTTAACTTAGCCTTTGATATTGGCAAGTGCCCTCAGCGTGCCATCTCCCAGCAATTCCTTTTCATCTCTCATGGCCACATGGACCACATTGGAGGACTACCTATGTATGTTGCGACTCGTGGCCTTTACAGAATGAAACCTCCTACTATTATTGTACCAAAAGTTATCAAAGAAAGTGTTGAGAAGCTTTTTGAAGCTCACCGAGCTATGGATCACTCTGAACTGAACCATACTTTGATTGGTTTGGATGTGG GAGAAGAATTCTACATTAGAAAGGATCTTAAAGTTAGAGCATTCAAGACTTACCATGTCATTCCTAGCCAG GGTTATATGGTATATTCAGTGAAGCAGAAGCTTAAGCAAGAATATGTGAGCCTTCCAGGAGATGAAATTAAGAAGTTAAAGTTATCAG GAGATACAATGTCAGACTTCATTAAGGATTCTGAAAATGTTGATGTTTTGAGGGCAAAAATCCTCATAATGGAG AGCACTTATGTAGAGGACAAAACAACAGCTGATAACGCAAGAGAATATGGACATACTCATCTGTCTGAG ATCATCAATTTCGCAGACAGGTTTCAGAACAAAGCAATCCTTTTAATCCACTTTTCAGCCCGCTATCAGTTGGAT GTTATTCAGGAGGCTATGTCTGCAATACCTCCGCCTTTAGCAGGCAGAGTTTTTGCCCTTACAGAAGGTTTTTGA